The following are encoded together in the Humulus lupulus chromosome 5, drHumLupu1.1, whole genome shotgun sequence genome:
- the LOC133778789 gene encoding protein LEAD-SENSITIVE 1-like codes for MGLRSNEIDRSMLEKGDHIYSYRKAHIHALHGEDRVVHYKSSSGEEKDLNNEPCQRCGYKPSKNRGVVKSCLDCFIQGHRLHRFEYGVSKAHYVAKRSGTCYTGSCTDPDYVVERANKMLNDSNSSNTTISSDRDELYAVFDQKCVCFAVICMTGSSKSAQAVAAKSKLKMSVKGFALGLQMVMVFLGIQDGIELMSREIDENDGGVDTYDEDAQGLGVDNNTG; via the exons ATGGGATTAAGGTCAAACGAAATTGATAGGAGCATGCTGGAGAAAGGAGATCACATTTACAGTTACCGAAAAGCACACATACATGCCCTTCATG GAGAAGATCGGGTGGTCCACTACAAGAGTAGCAGTGGAGAAGAGAAAGACTTAAACAATGAACCCTGCCAAAGGTGTGGATATAAGCCAAGCAAGAACAGAGGAGTGGTGAAGTCGTGCTTGGACTGTTTCATTCAAGGCCACCGTCTGCACCGGTTCGAGTACGGCGTCTCCAAAGCCCACTACGTCGCCAAACGATCTGGAACATGCTACACGGGGTCGTGCACCGACCCAGATTATGTCGTTGAGAGAGCAAATAAGATGCTAAACGACAGTAATAGTAGCAACACGACAATAAGCAGTGATCGCGATGAGTTGTACGCCGTTTTCGACCAAAAATGCGTGTGCTTTGCGGTGATATGCATGACCGGGAGTTCGAAGAGCGCACAAGCGGTGGCTGCCAAGTCTAAGCTGAAGATGTCAGTGAAGGGTTTTGCGTTGGGATTACAGATGGTTATGGTCTTCCTTGGAATACAAGATGGTATAGAGCTGATGAGCCGTGAGATCGACGAGAACGACGGAGGAGTTGATACTTATGATGAGGATGCCCAAGGCCTCGGAGTGGATAATAATACTGGTTAA